Proteins encoded together in one Romeriopsis navalis LEGE 11480 window:
- a CDS encoding response regulator — MQTLNLVRKRQFSLLLIEDDDVDVMNVQRALRKNHLDIPLQRAAHGLEALEILDDCYGDSSSGERDNLIILLDLNMPKMGGLEFLRILRSRENMCKIPVIILTTSDQPQDLAAAYELNVAGYIVKPVDFHEFVEMIGIITRYWSICQISS, encoded by the coding sequence ATGCAAACCCTCAATCTAGTTAGAAAACGGCAGTTTAGTCTACTCCTGATTGAAGATGACGATGTCGATGTGATGAATGTCCAGCGTGCTCTGCGCAAAAATCATCTGGATATTCCATTGCAGCGAGCAGCGCATGGGCTCGAAGCATTAGAAATTCTCGATGATTGCTATGGTGATAGCTCATCTGGTGAGCGCGATAACCTGATTATCTTGCTTGATTTAAATATGCCGAAGATGGGTGGGCTCGAGTTTCTCAGAATTCTACGCAGCCGGGAAAACATGTGTAAAATTCCAGTCATTATTCTAACCACATCCGATCAACCCCAGGATTTAGCAGCAGCCTATGAGTTAAATGTTGCGGGCTATATTGTTAAGCCAGTTGATTTTCATGAATTTGTTGAGATGATCGGCATCATCACCCGTTATTGGAGTATTTGCCAGATTTCTAGTTAA
- a CDS encoding NblA/ycf18 family protein, translated as MDNRKFQLSLEQEFHICALEVSTDYLSREELQAAVVNFTRQLMVKENVIQHLIEAATHCEATPST; from the coding sequence ATGGATAACCGTAAGTTTCAACTATCCCTCGAACAGGAATTTCATATATGCGCCCTGGAAGTTTCCACCGATTATCTCAGTCGTGAGGAACTTCAAGCTGCCGTAGTTAATTTCACCCGCCAGCTCATGGTTAAAGAAAATGTCATCCAGCATTTAATTGAAGCAGCGACCCACTGCGAAGCAACCCCTTCGACCTAG
- a CDS encoding DUF2949 domain-containing protein: MKYHNLQQLIQFLKTELALSSEQIQVALRQSQRQHGPLPMLLWQYGFITIEQLDDIQQ; this comes from the coding sequence ATGAAATACCACAACTTGCAGCAGTTAATTCAGTTCCTGAAAACAGAGCTGGCACTATCTTCAGAGCAAATTCAGGTTGCGCTACGTCAAAGCCAGAGACAGCACGGACCTTTACCAATGCTGTTGTGGCAATACGGTTTTATCACGATCGAGCAGCTCGATGACATTCAACAATAG
- a CDS encoding hybrid sensor histidine kinase/response regulator, giving the protein MQQERLKVLVVDDDAVDRMAVKRNLRKIQTELEVIEAENCKAALDLSQSQSFDCTFVDYNLPDGNGVELVGQLRQLGVRYPLIALTGHGDEQVAVALMKAGASDYIAKDKIRPELLDRIMRQCLRLYAAQQESERIKQQREALLEQREEFISRMTHDMQTPLVGANRMLELIQEGAFGEVAETVQAKIDIITSSNRDLLKMVQDLVEVYSYEAGAKEINRVSVNMPRLVKEVLQQLEPLAIDKQLSLEFEITAPQLTYDIALDRAEIKRVLVNLIGNSLKFTETGGITIRLTGSSPSNPQFKITVSDTGVGISEADQTQLFKRFRRGKHKRSNSGLGLYLSRKIIESHQGQIEVESQVGQGTTFIILLPLI; this is encoded by the coding sequence GTGCAACAAGAAAGATTAAAGGTTCTTGTCGTTGATGATGATGCGGTGGATCGGATGGCCGTAAAGCGTAATCTCCGCAAAATTCAAACCGAGCTAGAGGTAATTGAAGCTGAAAACTGCAAGGCGGCTTTGGACCTTAGCCAGAGTCAGTCTTTCGACTGCACCTTCGTCGATTACAACTTACCGGATGGTAATGGCGTTGAGCTCGTTGGCCAATTGAGACAACTCGGAGTGCGCTATCCGCTAATTGCGCTGACGGGTCACGGAGATGAGCAGGTTGCTGTGGCACTTATGAAAGCCGGTGCCTCAGACTATATTGCCAAAGATAAGATCCGGCCTGAGTTACTTGATCGGATTATGCGGCAATGCCTACGCTTATACGCGGCACAGCAGGAATCTGAGCGGATTAAACAACAACGCGAAGCACTACTCGAACAACGCGAAGAGTTTATTTCACGCATGACCCACGATATGCAAACACCGCTAGTTGGTGCTAATCGTATGCTGGAGTTGATTCAAGAAGGTGCGTTTGGTGAAGTCGCAGAAACCGTTCAAGCTAAAATTGACATCATTACTAGTAGCAATCGTGATTTGCTAAAAATGGTTCAGGATCTGGTTGAAGTCTATAGCTATGAGGCTGGAGCCAAGGAAATCAACCGGGTGAGCGTCAATATGCCACGCCTCGTTAAAGAAGTTCTACAGCAGCTTGAGCCACTTGCGATTGATAAACAACTCAGCTTAGAGTTCGAAATTACAGCGCCCCAACTCACCTATGATATTGCACTTGATCGCGCAGAAATTAAGCGTGTCTTAGTGAATTTAATTGGGAATAGCCTCAAATTCACAGAAACGGGTGGTATTACGATTCGGCTCACCGGTAGCAGTCCCAGCAATCCACAGTTTAAAATTACCGTCAGTGATACTGGTGTCGGCATCTCTGAAGCTGATCAAACTCAGCTATTTAAGCGATTTCGGCGAGGCAAGCACAAGCGATCTAATAGCGGTTTAGGACTATATCTATCACGCAAAATTATTGAAAGTCATCAGGGGCAAATCGAGGTTGAATCCCAGGTAGGCCAAGGTACGACTTTTATCATTCTATTGCCATTGATTTAG
- a CDS encoding alpha-amylase, whose protein sequence is MSKVNGVMMQFFHWYVEPDGKLWNDLKSKSNDLAEIGITALWLPPAYKGLGGGYDVGYGVYDMYDLGEFDQKGSVRTKYGTKAEYLDAIAAVQASGIEVYADVVMNHMMGADHAEEAQAVPLNPHNRHETIGDMQTVKVWTHYTFPGRDGKYSDAEWHWWHFDAVDYNQHDQDKDAIYLFEGKQFDNNVDLEKGVFDYLMGCDLDVEHPEVQTRLNRWGEWYVDTTNVDGFRFDAVKHVRAGFFPQWLQHCRKQSGKRLFAVGEYWSGDVEALHHFIDVTGGDVMLFDAPLHYNFADASKAGNGYDLRQIFDNSLVKQQPALAVTLVENHDSQPLQALESVVEPWFKPLAYALILLRRDGYPCIFYADYYGAHYRDQGNDGQEYEIWMDSHQRLIDIFLKVRQEYAYGDQYDYFDHANTIGWTRIGTEAKPGGMAVVLSNGDAGQKWMETAQPAQTYIDLTEHITDSVTTNEHGWAEFPCAAGSVSVWVPQQ, encoded by the coding sequence ATGTCTAAAGTTAATGGTGTCATGATGCAGTTCTTCCACTGGTATGTGGAACCAGATGGGAAGCTTTGGAATGATCTCAAATCAAAGTCTAATGATCTAGCGGAAATCGGCATTACAGCCTTGTGGTTACCCCCTGCTTACAAAGGTCTTGGAGGCGGATATGACGTTGGCTATGGCGTTTACGACATGTACGATCTAGGCGAGTTTGATCAGAAAGGTTCGGTGCGTACGAAGTATGGTACGAAGGCCGAGTACCTGGATGCGATTGCTGCAGTTCAAGCCTCTGGTATCGAAGTCTACGCAGACGTGGTCATGAATCATATGATGGGTGCCGACCATGCGGAAGAAGCTCAGGCTGTGCCGCTAAATCCCCATAACCGCCATGAAACGATCGGTGATATGCAGACAGTTAAGGTCTGGACACATTATACGTTTCCCGGCCGTGATGGTAAATATTCCGATGCCGAGTGGCACTGGTGGCATTTTGATGCTGTTGACTACAATCAGCATGATCAAGACAAGGATGCTATTTATCTATTCGAAGGCAAACAATTTGATAACAATGTTGATTTAGAAAAAGGTGTTTTTGACTATCTCATGGGCTGCGACCTTGATGTTGAGCATCCAGAGGTACAGACACGCTTAAATCGCTGGGGGGAATGGTATGTTGATACGACGAATGTTGATGGATTTCGGTTTGATGCAGTAAAACATGTTCGAGCCGGCTTCTTTCCTCAATGGCTACAACATTGCCGTAAACAATCGGGCAAACGCTTGTTTGCCGTCGGGGAATATTGGTCCGGTGACGTTGAGGCGTTGCATCATTTTATTGACGTGACCGGTGGTGATGTCATGTTATTTGATGCACCTCTACATTACAACTTTGCTGATGCTAGCAAAGCCGGGAATGGGTATGACCTGCGCCAAATTTTTGATAACAGCTTAGTCAAGCAGCAACCTGCATTAGCTGTGACTTTGGTAGAAAATCATGATTCACAGCCGCTACAAGCCTTAGAATCAGTTGTTGAGCCTTGGTTTAAGCCACTAGCCTACGCCTTAATCTTGCTCCGCCGAGATGGCTATCCATGCATTTTCTATGCTGATTATTATGGTGCTCACTATCGTGATCAGGGTAATGATGGTCAAGAGTATGAGATATGGATGGATAGTCACCAGCGGCTAATTGATATTTTCCTTAAGGTGCGGCAGGAGTACGCTTACGGCGACCAATACGACTATTTTGACCACGCTAACACGATCGGTTGGACGCGGATTGGGACAGAAGCAAAACCCGGTGGTATGGCTGTCGTCTTGAGTAATGGTGATGCGGGACAAAAGTGGATGGAAACAGCACAGCCTGCGCAAACCTATATTGATCTGACTGAGCATATTACCGACTCAGTCACAACAAACGAGCATGGCTGGGCCGAATTTCCTTGCGCGGCGGGTTCCGTCTCCGTCTGGGTGCCTCAGCAATGA
- a CDS encoding response regulator — MLAHQDETQGINLLLVEDDALEVMIVQRALRRSQLNINLQVVPDGVEALEKLAVASENTDIKRSILLLDLDLPHAGGISLLRNLRLFERPWDIPVIVMSHSIDQQVWEATQLDVTGYVPKFLTFAQFAETLGLTIRSVIPT; from the coding sequence ATGCTGGCACACCAGGATGAAACACAAGGAATCAATCTGCTATTAGTCGAAGATGATGCATTGGAAGTCATGATCGTTCAGCGAGCTCTCCGTCGCAGTCAACTCAATATCAACCTACAAGTTGTGCCGGATGGTGTGGAAGCCCTTGAGAAACTAGCAGTTGCTTCAGAAAATACCGACATCAAACGATCGATTCTCTTGCTTGACCTAGATCTGCCCCATGCCGGTGGAATTTCACTACTACGCAACCTACGCCTTTTTGAAAGACCTTGGGATATTCCGGTGATTGTAATGTCACACTCGATCGACCAACAAGTCTGGGAAGCTACACAGCTAGATGTCACGGGGTATGTGCCCAAGTTCTTGACTTTCGCACAGTTTGCTGAAACGTTAGGGCTGACTATTCGATCGGTTATCCCAACGTAA
- a CDS encoding sensor histidine kinase: MQQVKSKIQPLLRKLSQQISIGRWGALLVAIPASCLAIVLLVVMDARSTELRLQQQVNATEARLETSRRILQYLVDHETGLRGYLLTQDQTFLQPYRLAKLALPNALKTLEQQSPQQRSAIADLQQQINARFAVTEQLLEFAQAIDRQTEISRFTGPKRTLAKPESQELLEKLLQGKQKTDILRQTVAQFQASQQKQLKQQQRQLQARKQLIDRIQIIGAILSVITYAGVVYLFRVLDQEIFQRRRELDHTTAANRTLTDNLVDGVIMIDQQGLIETLNPAAELILGYKSASLRGRSLVNILFPPKTDRRQALINVENWVNQRLESGLVERMEANRPDGQVIPIELSISRSDPASRTLIVLLRDVSERIRLANALQEKVGELATLNQELSSTNQLLQRQKQSLENFVHAAAHDLKTPLRGIASLAQWIEADLVEPLDSETKNHFQLLHQRVKRIQAMIDGLLSYARIDSWIEPSQMVDLNLIVAEVCQQIPVPDNFDVQTPHPLPKLRSSYLAMRLIFDQLIRNAIEHHDRDRGTIIIKVQSHAQQVELVIQDDGPGIAPAYRQQMFKMFQVLEHAPNASEHLGIGLSLVHKTINLIGGTIELHPVPESLRGLAVHLILPQLPETENNH, translated from the coding sequence ATGCAGCAAGTGAAGTCAAAAATTCAGCCGCTTCTACGTAAATTGAGTCAGCAAATCTCGATCGGGCGCTGGGGTGCCTTACTCGTTGCAATTCCGGCTAGTTGCTTGGCTATCGTCTTACTGGTTGTGATGGATGCCCGATCGACGGAACTCCGACTACAGCAACAGGTCAACGCTACCGAAGCCCGGCTAGAAACCAGCCGCCGGATTCTCCAATATTTGGTTGATCATGAAACAGGACTACGCGGTTATTTGCTAACCCAGGACCAAACGTTTCTGCAACCCTACCGATTGGCCAAACTGGCCCTCCCCAATGCGCTGAAAACACTCGAACAACAATCCCCTCAGCAGCGATCAGCGATCGCTGATCTACAGCAGCAGATTAATGCTCGATTTGCTGTTACCGAACAATTACTGGAGTTTGCTCAGGCGATCGATCGCCAAACCGAAATATCGCGATTCACTGGCCCCAAGCGCACCTTGGCCAAGCCAGAGTCCCAAGAACTGCTCGAAAAGCTGCTCCAAGGCAAACAGAAAACGGATATCTTGCGTCAGACAGTCGCCCAATTTCAAGCATCGCAGCAAAAACAGCTCAAACAGCAACAGCGACAGCTACAAGCTCGTAAGCAACTGATTGACCGTATTCAGATCATTGGGGCAATACTCAGCGTGATTACCTATGCCGGCGTTGTGTATTTATTTCGTGTGCTTGATCAAGAAATCTTTCAACGTCGCCGCGAGCTCGACCACACAACCGCAGCCAACCGCACCCTTACTGATAATCTGGTTGATGGTGTCATTATGATCGATCAGCAGGGATTAATTGAGACGTTAAATCCAGCTGCTGAATTAATTTTGGGCTATAAATCTGCATCGCTGCGGGGTCGATCGCTAGTTAATATTCTCTTCCCACCCAAAACCGATCGTCGTCAGGCCCTGATTAATGTGGAAAACTGGGTGAATCAACGATTGGAAAGCGGTCTTGTTGAACGAATGGAGGCAAATCGTCCCGATGGCCAAGTCATTCCGATCGAATTATCAATTAGCCGCAGCGATCCGGCTTCACGTACGCTGATTGTCTTGCTGCGCGATGTATCAGAGCGAATTCGCTTGGCCAATGCCTTGCAGGAAAAAGTTGGTGAGTTAGCGACCCTAAATCAGGAGCTCTCCTCGACTAACCAGTTACTACAGCGCCAGAAACAATCCTTAGAAAACTTCGTTCATGCTGCTGCACATGATCTCAAAACTCCTCTACGTGGCATCGCCAGCCTAGCTCAGTGGATTGAAGCTGATCTTGTAGAGCCGCTCGATAGTGAGACCAAAAATCACTTTCAGCTTTTGCATCAACGCGTCAAACGAATTCAGGCCATGATTGATGGGTTGCTGAGCTATGCGCGAATTGATAGCTGGATTGAGCCGTCGCAAATGGTCGATCTCAACCTCATTGTCGCCGAAGTCTGTCAGCAAATTCCCGTACCGGACAATTTTGACGTGCAAACACCTCACCCACTACCTAAATTGCGGTCTTCCTATCTCGCAATGCGTCTGATTTTCGATCAATTGATCCGCAATGCGATCGAGCATCATGACCGCGATCGCGGCACGATTATAATTAAAGTACAGTCCCACGCTCAGCAAGTCGAACTGGTGATTCAGGACGATGGCCCCGGTATTGCACCCGCGTATCGCCAACAAATGTTCAAAATGTTTCAGGTGCTTGAACATGCACCTAACGCCTCGGAGCACCTCGGCATTGGCCTTTCATTAGTCCATAAGACGATAAACCTAATTGGCGGCACAATTGAGTTACATCCAGTGCCTGAATCGCTGCGGGGACTGGCAGTACACCTGATATTGCCACAACTACCTGAGACTGAAAACAATCACTAA